DNA sequence from the Bradyrhizobium diazoefficiens genome:
TCCTGCCCGTTATAGGTGGGCGTGAAGCAGCGTTTGACTGCGCCCTGGAATGCACCTTGCCAGGTCGCGACGTTATTGGCGGCTGTCCCGCTCGTCGATCCCAATGAGGCGGACGCATTCAGCGCTGCGCCGGCGAGCTCGTGCCGGGTCGCAGCACGCTTGTCGAGATCTCGGGCAATCTGCGCGGGATCGAAGGTACGCTCCTTGGGCTTCGGCTGCTGCTGCGGCTGCACCGCCGCGACCTTCTGCTCCACCGGCTTGGGGGGCGGCTTCTTGGTCTCCAGCTTCTTTTGGAGCTCGGCGATCGGATCTTCTTTGGCCGGATCGGGCTTCTTCTCCTGCGGCTTCGGCTCTTCCTTCGGCTTGGTTTCCGCGACCGGCTTCGGCGGATCGGGCTTCTTCTCGACCGGCTTTTCGACGGGCTTCGGCGGCGTGTCGGGGATCGAGTTGGTCTTGATCAGCTCTTTCTTCTCGGTGACCTTGCCGACGGCGTCCTCTTCGGGCTTGGCCTCGGCGATCTTCTCGACCTTGGGCTTCGGCTCTTCCTTCTTGCCGGTCTTCTGCCCATTGGTGATCTGTGCGAGCTGGTCAGAGGAAATGATGTCGATCGGAAGCGACTCTTCCGGTGCGATGAAGGCCTTGCTGCTAAAGGTGAGCAGCCCCCATCCAATCACGAGGACATGGAGGGCAATCGACGCAACGAGTGTCTTGTCGAATTTCACCTTCACCGGCTTAGGACCCCTGCTCCACTTCCGTGACGAGCGCCAGCTTTTTGAATCCGGCGCCGGACAACAGGCCCATCACCTTGGCCACGGTACCGTAATCCGCCTTCTTGTCGGCGCGCAGATAGATGCGTTCCTCGAGCCCGCCGCGCGCATCCGTGATCGCCTTCAGCTTCGGGATCAGATCGGCCAGCGCTACCTCGGCGTCGTTGATGAAGACCTTGCCTTTGATGTCGACCGACATCTGGAGCGGCTTTTGGTCGTTCTGGTCGAGGCTCTTGGCCTGGGTCTGCGGCAGATCGAGCGGCACGCCCACGGTGAGCAGCGGCGCCGACACCATGAAGATGATGAGCAGCACCAGCATCACGTCGACCATCGGCGTGACGTTGATTTCGGCCATGACCGGCTTGCGCCGGCTGCGACGGCCGCCGCCTCCGGACGAACTCGCGACGTTCATGCCCATGGTCTGGTGCCCAAATTGCCCTTCACACTATCCATCCGTCAGCCCCGCTCGTCGATCTGGCGGGACAGGATGGCTGAAAATTCGTCAGCGAAGCCCTCGAGCCGCTGAGCCTGCCGGTTCACCTCGGAGGTGAACTTATTGTAGAAAATAGTGGCAGGAATGGCGGCGATAAGGCCGACCGCGGTCGCAAACAGCGCTTCCGCAATACCGGGCGCCACGACCGCCAGGGAGGTATTTTTCGACGCCGCGATCGACTGGAAGCTCGACATGATGCCCCAGACCGTGCCGAACAGGCCGACGAAGGGACCGGCGGAGCCGACCGTCGCGAGCACCAGCAGCCGGCGTTCCAGCCGTTCGACCTCGCGGGCGATCGAGACGTTCATGACCTTGTCGATCCGCATCTGGAGGCCGGCGACCGAGCGGGCATGGCTCTCGAAGGAGCGCTTCCATTCGCGCATCGCCGCAACGAAACAGGCCGCCATGGAATGGGTCGGCTTGGCCGAGAGGGTGCGATAGAGCTCCTCAATCGACTCGCCGGACCAGAACGCCTGCTCGAACCGGTCCATCGAACGCCGCGTGCGCGCGTAAAGAAAGATCTTGTCGATCGCGATGGCCCAGACCCAGACCGAGCAGGACAACAGGCCCAGCATGACGCATTTCACGATCCAGTGAGCCTGCCAGAACAGCGCGATCAGCGACACGTCGGCGGAAGCGGCAACCGGAAGGGCGGACTGAGCCACATCGGCCGGATTCATCAGCAGTATCCTCTCAAGGCGATCGTTACCTAATGTCCCGGCCCGCAAATGGCGGCCGGTTCCCCAACAGCCGCGCTCAAACCGGCGCGGCCGGCAAGCCCGCTCAAAGCCTTGTCTTTCTGGGGTACAGGGGCCTGTCCAAGCCGCCGCCTGCATTCCCTGCCAAGATGTCAAAACTAAGGGCCCTTGGCCCAAGGGCTTGACCACGGCCATGACCTTCGGTGTTGGGCGCGATTGTCCGCCCTTACCAGAGCCCGGCGTTGGTTAATGCGGGGTTACCGGCGGCGAATTTGGCTGCAGGAAAGGCAGGCGGTGCAGAGGGATGGAGGCAGGGCCCGGCTCCCGGGCGCACTGCAGCGCCCTTCGCGGTGCAGTGTCAGGCACATGAGTTCCACTCTCTTCCCGCGTGCGTTGTGGGGAAGTGGAGCCTGCTGTCTTCACGTGGGGAGGAACCAGCCCCCGCTTCAGAAAATTGTCTCAAAAATCAACTTTCGGCGAGGATTTGCCATGAGCATCAACCCCAAGACGACCGCCGCCATCGGCGAGCATCCGCTGCATCCCATGATCATCCCGTTCCCCGTGGCGTTCCTGGTCGGCGCGCCCATCGCCGACCTGACCTTCATCGGAACCGGTGACAATTTCTGGGCCCGCGCCGCGATGTGGCTGATCGGCGCCGGAATCGTGATGGCTCTCGTCGCTGCCGTAGCCGGCTTTACCGACTTCCTCAGCGAACCGCGCATCCGCCGGCTCAACGACGCCTGGTACCACATGGTCGGCAATCTCGGGGCGGTCGTGCTGGCCCTGATCAATTTCTATCTCCGCTACACGCAAGGTGCCGAGGCCGCGATCAAGCCCTGGGGCGTGGTGCTCTCCTTGGTCGTCGTCGGCATCCTCCTGTTCACCGGGTGGAAGGGCTGGGAGATGGTCTACCGGCACCACGTTGCCGTGGTGGACGCGCCGGGCCAGACCAGCTCGGAGCCGATCACGCCGCATGGCGGCGAGAGCCACCGCCGCGCGGCTTGAGCGAACGACATGGCCAGGACGTCGCCAGCCGCACCGGCCTTGGCGACGATCCCTGCCCGCCACGTCTCATTTGAGGACCGCGCATCGAGTTCGAACGACCGGGTGCGGATTTTCCGGCTATGGCCGTCTCGTCTCGAACGATAGAGGCCGTCACTCGCCTTCGCGGCGGCGGGTGCGACGCTGCACCGCACTCCCGTGAGATTACGATCTTGCATGCCGATTGCCCGCAACCATATAGTCGGTCGGGTTTGGCCAACGACTTAAACGACTTGGGTTAGCTGCGTGTTTGCCCAGATGGGCAAGTCGGTGGGGACAACCTGCACCCCCTGTGAGCAGCGGCAAAACGCGCCACGCAGCTCGACCAGGGATGTATCCGCAAAGCATCTCATTCAAGACTCCGCGGTGGTCCGCCATCCGCGGCGTTTTTCGCATCCGGTACGCCTCGGCGCTTCCGTAGCAAATTCCACACCTGTCTTTTGAGGTCACGCCAAGACATGTCACCCAACGCGCCCGCCGACGACCAACACGACGACATCATGTATCCCTCCGCAATTCCGTTCGTGCTGGTCCATCTCGGCTGCATCGCGGCGATCTGGTCGGGCATCACCTGGCAGGCCATCGCAATCTGCGTTTCACTGTATGTCGTACGGATGTTTGCTATCGGGGCGGGCTATCACCGCTATTTCTCGCATCGGGCGTTTGCGACCAGCCGGGTGTTTCAGTTCATCCTGGCTTGGCTAGCGCAGAGCACGGCGCAGAAAAGCGTGTTGTGGTGGGCTGCCAAGCACCGACACCATCATTTGCATTCCGATACCGAAAAGGACGTGCACTCACCGCGTCAACGCGGCTTCCTCTACAGCCATCTCGGCTGGATTTTCTACCGTGAGCACGACACGACCGACCTCGTGAAAGTCGGCGATTTAGCGGTCTATCCCGAGCTGATGTGGCTGCATCGGCTCGAGCTGCTGCCGGCCGTTGCGCTTGCGGTGCTCTGCTTTCTCGTTGCGGGATGGTCCGGTCTCGTCGTTGGCTTCCTGTGGAGCACGGTGGTGCTCTATCACGCGACGTTCTGCATCAACTCGCTTGCCCATGTGCATGGGCGCAAGCGCTACGTGACCGGCGATGATTCCCGCAACAACTGGCTGCTGGCGTTGTTCACCCTGGGCGAGGGCTGGCACAACAATCACCACGCCTACCAGAGCAGTGCGCGGCAAGGCTTTTACTGGTGGGAGGTCGACCTGACCTATTGCATCCTAAAGGCCCTGTCCTGGGCGGGCGTGATCTGGAATATGAAAGCGCCGCCCGATCAGGTGCTGCGCAACGAGCAGCCGCTCGGCGCGCGGGTCATCAACCGGGCGGCACGCGAGCTCGCCGGACGGTTCGATGCGCAGATGCTGGCAGATGCGATCTCGTCGGCGCGGCGCCGAGCCGATCTGGCCCAATTGCAACTGCCGACCCTGCATGAGATCCTCAATCGCGCCCATGAAGGCGTCGATGCGCTGACGCATCTCCATCTGCCGTCGATCCCGACCCGCGAGGAGTTTCTCGCCGAGGCCAGGGCGATCTTCGCGCGGACGCGATCGCTCAACGAGATCGTGGATCACGCCTACGAGCACTTCCTGGCGTCGGTTCGTGCGCGGGTCGCCACGGTGATCTGAACACCACGGCATCAGCCCCTCAACCCCAAACCGCGCGCCCGTGACTCTCACAAGGCGCGCCGCCGCCATCTTACTGCGCCTGCCCGTTGGTTTGAGTGCTGTGATCGAGATAGGACAGTGCCAGCTTGAGCTGGGCGTCATCGGGTTTGCCGATCAGTTCCGCCTTGATCGGCGGTGAAGAGATCGGCTTGGCCTGCCCCGCTTGCGCCTGCGCCGGTCCGCCGTTGAGCGACCCCGGATTGGCAAGTGCCCCGGTCAACGAGCTCTCCCGGAGCACGACGCCGCCCGCGATCTGCTGCTCCTTCGGCGCCTCGGCAACGACGTCGGGCGCAATGCCTTCATCCTGGATCGAGCGTCCGGACGGCGTGTAATAGAGCGCCGTCGTCAACCTGACCGCACCGTGTCCCTTGAGCGGAATCAGGGTTTGCACCGATCCTTTGCCAAAACTCTGCGTGCCCATCACCTTGGCGCGTTGACGGTCCTGCAAAGCTCCGGCAACGATTTCAGAGGCAGAGGCGGAAGCGCCGTTGATGAGCACCACGATCGGAACGCCGGCAAGCATGTCACCATGGGCGGGTGCGTTAAAGCTTCGGTTCTCGCTGGCATCCCGCCCACGGATGCTCACGACCGTGCCGCCGTCGAGCAGGTCGCCTGAGACATCGATCGCGGCCTTCAAAAGTCCGCCCGGATCGTTGCGCAGATCGAGCACAAGTCCTTTCAGCTTGCCATTGGACTTGCGCTGGAGATTCTGTATGGCGTTTTTGAATCCGGCGGAGGTGTCTTCGCCGAACTGGCTGACGCGAATATAGCCGACGCCATCCGGCTCCAGGTTCGACTTGACCGATTCCACATTGATGATTTCCCGCGTCAACGTGACGTCCAGCGGCTCCTGCTTGCCGCGAAGCAGCGTCAGCGTCACGCTCGAACCGGGATCGCCACGCAACACCGCGACCACCTTGCTCAGAGGCATGCCACGTGCGCTGGCATGATCGATCAGCAGGATCTGGTCACCCGGCTCGATCCCGGCCCGCGCCGCAGGCGTGCCGTCGATCGGCGAAATCACCTTCGGCAAACCATCCTGTTCGCTGATCTGGATGCCCAGCCCGCCGAACCGGCCGGCCATGTCGGCCTGGGACTGCTTGAATTCCCCTTCGTCCATGTAGTCGGAGTGTGGGTCGAGGCGGTTGAGCATGCCCTTGAGCACGTCATTGGTCAGCTCGTCCGAACTGATCGGATGGACGTAAGCGCGATGCACGAGCTGAACGACGCTCGCGATCAGGCCAAGCTCGGCGACGTCGGGGTCGTCGCGCTGCATGGCGATGGCAGTGACGAGGGGAACGGCGACGAGACAGGCGCAGAGAGAGGTCGCGATCAGCAGGCGGGCTTTTGTCATCATGGGCCTCGGTTCGCAGGAGTGGATGGCGCGGAGGCGCGCCCGACATGCGCGGGCGACGGCAGGACGGGCCTACCCCTCCACTTCAATGAACGCAAATCGCCGCCGGACGTTTCAGCCGGCCTGTTCCCTCAGCGCCGTGACGACGAGCCCGGATGCTGTGGCCGAAAAACGAAACCGCCCGCCTGCGGGGTGCGCAGGCGGGCGGCTCGGGGCCATCAGGACTTTGGGGGCATGCGCCTGAAGGCTTTGAGAGATATCAGGCGTTGTTAGATCAGCCTTGCGGCTGGTCATTCGGCGGCTGGGTCGGGCGCGTCTTGTGCTGCGCCATGAACTGGTCGAACTCTTCCTTGTCCTTGGCGTGACGCAGACGATCGAGGAAGTTCTTGAACTCGACCTGCTCTTCCTCGAGACGCCGCAGCGTTTCCGAGCGGTATTCATCGAACGCGCGGTTGCCGGAGGACGGCGGGCCGAAGCCAAAGCCGAAGCCGCGGCGCTCCATGCGGTCGCGCATCCGCTCCATCTTGTACTGCATCCGCTCCATCTTGTTCTGCCATCGATCCTGGTGGCTCCAGCACGACATTCTTCTGCTCCCGAGTGTGAAAAAGAGAAGGGCAAGTCCGATCGGCCACCAGATGATGAAGCCGAGGATGGTCACGGCAATCCAGCCAGGATGCCACGGGGTATCGAGCATGTGGGGCCGCTCGTACTGTTGCTGGTCAGAGGGGCCGCGCCAGCGATTGACATCAGCGGTGTAGGCCATTTCCCTTCTCCATCACGGCATCAGCGCCGTTGTGAATGTAAATAACATTTACATAGCTAGACCATCCCATGATTTTGTCAAGCTGGGCGCCTGACACGCCCGCGTGATTATTTGCGTAACTTTATTTCGGTTTGCCCCAGGGCCCGCCCGGCGGCATCGCCGAACCGGAGGGAGCCTCCGGCGGCACCGGCGGCGGCTCGGCGCTTTTCGCCTGCGGACGGCGGTCGGTTGAGAATCCGAGCCCGCGCAGATAGATCAGTACCTCGGCTTCGAGCAATTCATCCGGCGACATCGGCAGTTTTCGTCGCGCGGCATCACCACGCGAGAACAGCGAGGCGACGCCATGCGCCATCGACCAGATGTGCAGCGCCATCATCATCGCCGGCGGACGCGGCGTACCCGGCGGGGCGAGCGCCGCAAGGCGCTCTGCGGCAGCGCGAATGACGTTGAAAGCTCGTTCGCTTGCGGCCTGGAGCGCGGCATTGGCATCGAC
Encoded proteins:
- a CDS encoding protein TolA, which translates into the protein MKVKFDKTLVASIALHVLVIGWGLLTFSSKAFIAPEESLPIDIISSDQLAQITNGQKTGKKEEPKPKVEKIAEAKPEEDAVGKVTEKKELIKTNSIPDTPPKPVEKPVEKKPDPPKPVAETKPKEEPKPQEKKPDPAKEDPIAELQKKLETKKPPPKPVEQKVAAVQPQQQPKPKERTFDPAQIARDLDKRAATRHELAGAALNASASLGSTSGTAANNVATWQGAFQGAVKRCFTPTYNGQDANQYEADIDIPMRIDGSLASEPVIVAVRGPSRSIAQAVAESAKRAIVQCQVYSFLPKQQYDSWKLIPMTFGLKDML
- the tolR gene encoding protein TolR; this encodes MGMNVASSSGGGGRRSRRKPVMAEINVTPMVDVMLVLLIIFMVSAPLLTVGVPLDLPQTQAKSLDQNDQKPLQMSVDIKGKVFINDAEVALADLIPKLKAITDARGGLEERIYLRADKKADYGTVAKVMGLLSGAGFKKLALVTEVEQGS
- the tolQ gene encoding protein TolQ, yielding MNPADVAQSALPVAASADVSLIALFWQAHWIVKCVMLGLLSCSVWVWAIAIDKIFLYARTRRSMDRFEQAFWSGESIEELYRTLSAKPTHSMAACFVAAMREWKRSFESHARSVAGLQMRIDKVMNVSIAREVERLERRLLVLATVGSAGPFVGLFGTVWGIMSSFQSIAASKNTSLAVVAPGIAEALFATAVGLIAAIPATIFYNKFTSEVNRQAQRLEGFADEFSAILSRQIDERG
- a CDS encoding DUF2231 domain-containing protein, which translates into the protein MSINPKTTAAIGEHPLHPMIIPFPVAFLVGAPIADLTFIGTGDNFWARAAMWLIGAGIVMALVAAVAGFTDFLSEPRIRRLNDAWYHMVGNLGAVVLALINFYLRYTQGAEAAIKPWGVVLSLVVVGILLFTGWKGWEMVYRHHVAVVDAPGQTSSEPITPHGGESHRRAA
- a CDS encoding acyl-CoA desaturase, with the translated sequence MSPNAPADDQHDDIMYPSAIPFVLVHLGCIAAIWSGITWQAIAICVSLYVVRMFAIGAGYHRYFSHRAFATSRVFQFILAWLAQSTAQKSVLWWAAKHRHHHLHSDTEKDVHSPRQRGFLYSHLGWIFYREHDTTDLVKVGDLAVYPELMWLHRLELLPAVALAVLCFLVAGWSGLVVGFLWSTVVLYHATFCINSLAHVHGRKRYVTGDDSRNNWLLALFTLGEGWHNNHHAYQSSARQGFYWWEVDLTYCILKALSWAGVIWNMKAPPDQVLRNEQPLGARVINRAARELAGRFDAQMLADAISSARRRADLAQLQLPTLHEILNRAHEGVDALTHLHLPSIPTREEFLAEARAIFARTRSLNEIVDHAYEHFLASVRARVATVI
- a CDS encoding S41 family peptidase, which encodes MMTKARLLIATSLCACLVAVPLVTAIAMQRDDPDVAELGLIASVVQLVHRAYVHPISSDELTNDVLKGMLNRLDPHSDYMDEGEFKQSQADMAGRFGGLGIQISEQDGLPKVISPIDGTPAARAGIEPGDQILLIDHASARGMPLSKVVAVLRGDPGSSVTLTLLRGKQEPLDVTLTREIINVESVKSNLEPDGVGYIRVSQFGEDTSAGFKNAIQNLQRKSNGKLKGLVLDLRNDPGGLLKAAIDVSGDLLDGGTVVSIRGRDASENRSFNAPAHGDMLAGVPIVVLINGASASASEIVAGALQDRQRAKVMGTQSFGKGSVQTLIPLKGHGAVRLTTALYYTPSGRSIQDEGIAPDVVAEAPKEQQIAGGVVLRESSLTGALANPGSLNGGPAQAQAGQAKPISSPPIKAELIGKPDDAQLKLALSYLDHSTQTNGQAQ
- a CDS encoding DUF2852 domain-containing protein, with translation MAYTADVNRWRGPSDQQQYERPHMLDTPWHPGWIAVTILGFIIWWPIGLALLFFTLGSRRMSCWSHQDRWQNKMERMQYKMERMRDRMERRGFGFGFGPPSSGNRAFDEYRSETLRRLEEEQVEFKNFLDRLRHAKDKEEFDQFMAQHKTRPTQPPNDQPQG
- a CDS encoding TetR/AcrR family transcriptional regulator gives rise to the protein MSWRKEQRRAERGYHHGNLKEALLQAALGLIAEKGAAGFTFADAARMAGVSAAAPYRHFRDRDELLSSIAQRGFEQFEARLTAAWDDGRPDTVTAFERVGRAYLAFAREEPAFYNAMFESGLPVDANAALQAASERAFNVIRAAAERLAALAPPGTPRPPAMMMALHIWSMAHGVASLFSRGDAARRKLPMSPDELLEAEVLIYLRGLGFSTDRRPQAKSAEPPPVPPEAPSGSAMPPGGPWGKPK